The proteins below come from a single Paraburkholderia flagellata genomic window:
- a CDS encoding alpha/beta fold hydrolase, with amino-acid sequence MGVLVTVGLVGGQAAVAAQATTARKSSAALAPQTSFHYVQVDDVKVFYREAGDPSAPTIVLLHGFPTSSFMYRNLIPMLADRYHVIAPDLPGFGFSESPDRTQYTYTFDHLAQTMDHFTETLHLDKYALEVFDYGAPVGWRLAAEHPERITAIISQNGNAYEEGLSDGWNPIQKYWKDPSEENRNALRPLLKVDSIKWQYTHGVSNPDKIAPETYTLDAALVSRPGNDEIQLDLFRDYATNVARYPEFQAYFRKYHPPLLAVWGKNDPFFLPAGAEAFKRDDPKAEVRLYDTGHFALETNVKEIGQTIHEFLDRNVARH; translated from the coding sequence ATGGGCGTACTCGTAACTGTTGGCCTCGTCGGCGGCCAAGCGGCGGTGGCTGCGCAAGCAACTACTGCGCGCAAGTCATCGGCTGCGTTGGCACCGCAGACTAGCTTTCACTACGTGCAGGTGGACGATGTGAAAGTCTTTTATCGAGAGGCCGGTGACCCTTCGGCGCCGACCATCGTGCTGCTTCATGGCTTTCCGACGTCGTCATTCATGTACCGAAATCTGATCCCGATGCTGGCTGACCGCTATCACGTGATTGCTCCGGATCTGCCTGGCTTTGGCTTCAGTGAAAGCCCTGATCGCACTCAATACACGTACACGTTTGATCATCTCGCGCAGACGATGGATCACTTCACCGAGACGCTGCACCTCGACAAGTACGCGCTGGAGGTATTCGATTATGGTGCGCCCGTCGGCTGGCGCCTTGCAGCGGAACACCCGGAGCGAATCACTGCGATCATCTCCCAGAACGGTAATGCCTATGAAGAAGGCCTGAGCGACGGCTGGAATCCAATCCAGAAGTACTGGAAGGACCCAAGCGAGGAAAATCGCAACGCTTTGCGTCCGCTTCTAAAGGTGGACTCGATCAAGTGGCAGTACACACATGGTGTGTCCAACCCTGACAAGATCGCGCCGGAGACGTACACGCTCGACGCAGCGTTGGTGTCCCGTCCAGGCAACGACGAAATCCAGTTGGACCTGTTCCGAGACTATGCGACGAACGTGGCTCGCTATCCGGAGTTCCAGGCATATTTTCGCAAGTACCATCCGCCTCTTCTCGCCGTATGGGGCAAGAACGATCCGTTTTTCCTGCCTGCGGGAGCTGAGGCGTTTAAGCGTGACGACCCGAAGGCGGAGGTGCGACTCTATGACACCGGCCATTTTGCTCTAGAGACGAACGTGAAGGAAATCGGCCAAACAATTCACGAGTTCCTTGATCGCAACGTCGCACGTCATTGA
- a CDS encoding ABC transporter substrate-binding protein, translated as MKRFSKFGVAALVISSTASLATATHAAESVTIGSANFPESQLLASIYADALEAKGIHVDKKLSIGSREIYMPALMDGSIDVIPEYTGSVVLYFNKGTKAHSSAEVTAELPKVLPNKIVALTPSSAEDKGILSVTEATAKQYHIADIADLVPHGQDFILGGPPEAKDRHEGVPGLNQVYGLKFKSFRPLDLGGPLSLNALLHNQIQVAVMDSTQPELKTKNLVALTDSKNLYMSQNVFPLVAKSKLTPTVQTVLDSVSAQLTTSDLISMNQQLANLEPIDGVAKDWVNAHHLGGK; from the coding sequence ATGAAGCGTTTTTCGAAATTTGGGGTTGCCGCGCTCGTTATCAGCTCGACTGCATCACTAGCTACGGCAACGCATGCCGCAGAGTCCGTCACCATCGGCTCAGCAAATTTCCCGGAAAGCCAACTCCTCGCGTCGATATATGCGGACGCGCTGGAAGCAAAGGGCATTCACGTAGATAAGAAACTGAGCATTGGTAGTCGGGAAATTTATATGCCCGCTCTGATGGATGGATCGATTGATGTGATACCTGAGTATACGGGATCGGTGGTGCTGTACTTCAACAAGGGCACCAAGGCACATTCGTCAGCCGAAGTTACGGCTGAGCTGCCAAAGGTCCTCCCGAACAAGATCGTCGCCCTTACACCGTCCTCAGCGGAAGATAAGGGGATATTGAGCGTAACAGAGGCGACGGCGAAGCAGTACCACATCGCGGACATCGCTGATCTCGTCCCACACGGCCAAGATTTCATACTCGGCGGCCCACCAGAAGCCAAGGACCGCCATGAAGGCGTTCCGGGACTTAACCAAGTCTACGGCCTGAAATTCAAGTCTTTCAGACCCCTTGATCTGGGCGGCCCGCTCAGCTTGAATGCTCTTCTGCACAACCAGATTCAGGTTGCCGTGATGGACTCCACCCAGCCGGAACTCAAAACGAAGAACTTGGTTGCGCTGACGGATTCAAAAAATCTATACATGAGCCAGAACGTGTTCCCGCTCGTGGCGAAGTCAAAGCTCACGCCTACCGTGCAAACTGTTCTTGATTCCGTTTCTGCCCAACTGACCACGTCGGACCTAATCAGCATGAACCAGCAATTGGCGAACCTGGAGCCGATTGATGGCGTCGCCAAGGATTGGGTCAATGCTCACCACCTTGGCGGAAAATGA
- a CDS encoding CGNR zinc finger domain-containing protein, with amino-acid sequence MKTETKLGDAPVLFVGDDVALDFINTAYGVGEEWHDHFVSDASVVDWLERAGVLRDEHGQAAHEGLLEMARELRDAARQLVEQRQAGKWGSPALVNRILGLGSHHIELQWENGGEPLVVARQANRHPAIVLLPVAEALARLLAEADFGRVRKCGSDERTLLFCDHTKSRSRRWCSMAMCGNRTKVAAYRARHSG; translated from the coding sequence GTGAAGACCGAAACCAAACTGGGCGACGCGCCAGTGCTGTTTGTCGGCGACGATGTCGCGCTGGACTTCATCAATACAGCCTATGGTGTCGGAGAGGAGTGGCACGATCACTTCGTCAGCGACGCGAGCGTCGTCGACTGGCTGGAGCGAGCGGGCGTACTTCGCGATGAGCATGGTCAGGCAGCACACGAAGGCTTGTTGGAGATGGCCCGTGAACTGCGGGATGCCGCGCGGCAACTGGTCGAACAGCGGCAGGCGGGCAAGTGGGGGAGTCCGGCACTAGTGAATCGGATACTTGGGCTCGGTAGCCATCATATAGAGTTGCAGTGGGAGAATGGCGGGGAACCATTGGTCGTTGCCCGGCAGGCGAACAGGCATCCGGCGATTGTTCTGCTCCCGGTCGCCGAGGCGCTGGCAAGGTTGCTGGCGGAGGCGGATTTCGGGCGCGTGCGCAAATGTGGGAGTGATGAACGCACGCTGTTGTTCTGTGATCACACGAAATCACGCAGCCGCCGCTGGTGCAGTATGGCGATGTGTGGAAACCGTACGAAAGTTGCGGCCTATCGCGCGCGGCATAGTGGCTAA
- a CDS encoding YkgJ family cysteine cluster protein gives MSQTIPFSCTMCGKCCHDLRLPLGVDEAIEWVRDGGDVQLFCEAIPWPNDPPPEHLEALYKRGKSFAALSGVLPVRVAVTLVASFDGPCRHLQPDMRCGVYAKRPRVCRIYPAEINPFVKLTPENKKCPPDAWSAGGPVLMHGEVVVDSNLRHFIEQSREADRLDVAAKARVCATLGIDIAALANEGFAVHAPRRELVLEALVDSISTDREPTVLSRSNQWQLVSNRSGTLTVLNEIGARVINADASPHNTQYIAFHPTE, from the coding sequence ATGAGTCAAACGATCCCGTTCTCCTGCACCATGTGTGGCAAATGCTGCCACGACTTGCGTTTGCCACTCGGCGTTGATGAGGCAATCGAGTGGGTTCGCGACGGTGGAGACGTTCAATTGTTTTGTGAGGCGATCCCCTGGCCAAACGATCCGCCGCCGGAACATCTCGAGGCGCTGTACAAAAGGGGGAAGTCATTTGCGGCATTGAGCGGCGTTTTGCCGGTGCGTGTGGCTGTTACCCTGGTTGCATCGTTCGATGGCCCGTGCCGGCATCTGCAGCCGGACATGCGGTGTGGTGTCTACGCGAAACGGCCTCGCGTGTGCAGAATATACCCGGCGGAGATCAATCCCTTCGTCAAGCTGACGCCAGAAAATAAAAAGTGCCCGCCAGATGCATGGTCGGCCGGTGGGCCCGTCCTGATGCATGGTGAGGTCGTGGTGGATTCGAATCTGCGCCACTTCATCGAACAATCACGGGAAGCCGACAGGTTGGACGTCGCTGCTAAAGCGCGGGTCTGCGCGACTCTCGGGATCGACATCGCAGCGCTGGCCAATGAGGGTTTTGCAGTTCACGCGCCGCGCAGGGAGCTTGTACTCGAAGCACTTGTTGACTCGATATCGACAGATCGCGAGCCGACCGTGCTCTCCCGCTCAAACCAGTGGCAGCTGGTGTCCAATCGTTCTGGGACGTTGACGGTACTCAACGAGATCGGCGCGCGTGTGATTAACGCAGATGCATCGCCGCATAATACGCAATATATTGCGTTCCATCCGACTGAGTGA
- a CDS encoding DUF6471 domain-containing protein, with translation MDHYSQAKAILKAEMVRNGISTAELAARLQTLGTPEAVGSLKTKISRGRFQVAFLLHCLAAMGVRELHISVPSAQDVIAAGFDQYNRRPGPTAKKEARERAAQMRKAGKIIEPRSTTRSKKEVPTSETA, from the coding sequence ATGGATCACTACTCACAAGCCAAAGCAATCCTTAAAGCGGAAATGGTGCGCAATGGCATTTCGACGGCAGAGCTCGCAGCTCGTTTGCAAACGCTTGGTACGCCTGAAGCTGTTGGGTCGCTAAAGACGAAAATCTCACGCGGTCGATTCCAGGTGGCATTCCTTCTGCACTGCCTGGCGGCAATGGGCGTTCGCGAGTTGCATATCAGCGTACCGAGTGCACAGGACGTTATCGCTGCGGGGTTCGATCAATATAACCGGCGACCGGGCCCGACTGCGAAGAAAGAAGCGAGGGAGCGCGCAGCGCAGATGCGCAAAGCAGGCAAGATCATCGAGCCCCGGAGCACAACCCGAAGCAAGAAGGAAGTGCCAACCTCCGAAACTGCCTGA
- a CDS encoding cupin domain-containing protein, with the protein MPKSMQRIVTGHDSEGKSVVTHEGMPPTVVELQHAPGTVFYELWNTQSTPASVDNGDDPTRTPLMLPPPKNGTRVRVVEIPPDTEELLKHGAARIKEAFKEVGDAHASTVTDESPHPLMHRTESIDFGFVLEGEIVLVLDREERLLKQGDVVIQRGTNHAWANRSTKPCRMAFILVDGEFAK; encoded by the coding sequence ATGCCTAAATCCATGCAACGAATCGTGACAGGCCATGATAGCGAGGGCAAGTCTGTGGTAACGCACGAAGGAATGCCTCCGACGGTAGTCGAGTTGCAGCACGCTCCCGGGACTGTCTTCTACGAGCTTTGGAACACTCAGTCGACGCCGGCCAGTGTAGACAACGGCGATGACCCTACCCGCACCCCGTTAATGCTCCCGCCGCCGAAGAATGGCACTCGAGTGCGTGTCGTGGAAATTCCGCCTGACACGGAGGAGCTTCTGAAGCACGGTGCAGCCCGCATCAAAGAAGCGTTCAAAGAAGTCGGCGATGCTCACGCATCAACGGTGACGGATGAATCGCCGCATCCGCTCATGCACCGCACCGAGTCCATTGACTTTGGGTTCGTCCTCGAGGGGGAAATTGTTCTTGTGTTGGACCGCGAGGAGCGACTGCTTAAACAGGGCGATGTCGTCATTCAGCGGGGTACGAATCACGCATGGGCTAATCGAAGTACGAAGCCGTGCCGCATGGCGTTTATTCTGGTCGACGGTGAGTTTGCAAAGTAA
- a CDS encoding TniQ family protein: MMHIRALEPLMLGSWERECLSSYVHRLAEAHCVNVGALMQIICGSSQDSQREYAGWRSIDFGCGFSQICVEALASATGIDGLEETTLGSFARLCVILGGHRRHVAFCPMCLDEGVDCFRTAYYPLIWRLRFYEVCIKHRTLMATECPHCGLGKLRVFFAGGRNGCCSRCRRWLGGGTSALEAGRPAQLERSVCAAELVAVSGLERAERVNAETFLSDLCVEQLNENRGMLRRAMRATPFALGPALIQPTLDNWMAFCEIYPDGLLDLLPRRPIPASLGKNPAFLDYTRLRGRRTLDHREAWLRIEDVLRNALNEVPPSKPRDVVSRVSTSLTTSSVFRKYPELARAVARRYNEHRKNEKQKAGK, from the coding sequence ATGATGCATATCAGGGCGCTTGAACCACTGATGCTCGGCTCATGGGAGCGAGAATGTCTGAGTAGCTACGTTCACCGATTGGCGGAGGCTCACTGTGTCAACGTTGGCGCTCTCATGCAGATCATTTGTGGAAGTTCTCAAGACAGCCAACGGGAATATGCGGGTTGGCGTTCGATCGATTTCGGGTGTGGATTTTCCCAGATTTGTGTCGAAGCACTTGCCTCCGCAACTGGTATCGACGGTCTGGAAGAGACGACGCTAGGGAGCTTCGCGCGTCTCTGTGTGATCCTTGGTGGGCACCGTCGGCATGTAGCATTCTGTCCTATGTGTCTGGATGAGGGTGTCGATTGCTTTCGCACGGCCTATTACCCGCTAATATGGCGGCTGAGATTTTACGAGGTTTGCATAAAGCATCGGACGTTAATGGCGACTGAGTGCCCTCATTGTGGTCTGGGCAAACTTCGAGTCTTCTTCGCGGGCGGCCGAAACGGGTGTTGCTCGAGATGTAGGCGGTGGCTTGGGGGAGGTACCTCTGCATTAGAGGCTGGGCGACCTGCGCAACTTGAGCGGAGCGTCTGTGCAGCTGAGCTAGTTGCCGTCAGTGGCCTGGAGCGTGCGGAACGGGTGAACGCCGAAACATTCTTGAGTGATTTGTGCGTCGAACAGCTCAACGAGAACCGAGGGATGCTTAGGCGTGCGATGAGGGCTACGCCATTTGCCTTAGGGCCGGCCCTGATTCAACCAACGTTGGATAACTGGATGGCATTTTGTGAGATTTATCCCGATGGGCTTCTAGATTTGCTGCCGAGGAGACCTATTCCAGCGTCACTTGGTAAGAACCCTGCCTTTCTTGACTACACTCGGCTTCGTGGAAGAAGAACACTTGACCATAGGGAAGCGTGGTTGCGTATCGAAGACGTGCTTCGGAATGCCTTGAACGAGGTTCCTCCCAGCAAGCCGCGCGACGTGGTGTCGAGGGTAAGCACTTCGCTCACAACATCTAGCGTTTTCAGGAAATACCCGGAGCTCGCGCGTGCTGTGGCAAGGCGCTACAACGAACACCGAAAAAATGAAAAGCAAAAAGCGGGCAAGTAA
- a CDS encoding metallophosphoesterase family protein: MRFHVLSDLHLHEEREIACDSRVRAADADVMVLAGDIDYVERIQARFSSWPYDVLYVRGNHDVFFRPYETAIGRAATAMSTGRVRMLEHSIVNYHRIRVIGCCLWTDFELVGSLEDVVQLTHVVGADFRCLRRTDGKMITPWDLRAEHLLSVRWLERVLREPFDGSTIVVSHHAPHRRSLDPNYGVDWSSCAFATDLSRLLRMAELWIHGHTHVFADYKEKGCRVVCNAAGSTKRPNAYYIPDFVVEV; the protein is encoded by the coding sequence GTGCGCTTCCATGTCCTGTCTGATCTGCATCTTCACGAGGAGCGCGAGATTGCTTGTGATTCTCGCGTCCGAGCAGCGGACGCAGATGTGATGGTTCTGGCGGGCGACATCGACTACGTCGAGAGAATTCAGGCGCGCTTTAGCAGTTGGCCGTACGACGTTCTCTATGTCCGTGGCAATCACGATGTGTTCTTTCGCCCCTACGAGACGGCAATCGGGAGAGCGGCGACCGCGATGTCAACCGGACGGGTGCGCATGCTTGAGCACTCTATCGTGAACTATCATCGCATCCGCGTTATCGGGTGCTGCCTCTGGACGGATTTCGAACTGGTCGGGTCGTTGGAGGATGTCGTTCAATTGACTCACGTCGTTGGAGCCGATTTTCGATGCCTGCGACGTACAGATGGAAAGATGATCACGCCGTGGGATCTCCGTGCCGAACATCTCCTTTCGGTAAGGTGGCTTGAGCGCGTCCTGAGAGAGCCTTTCGACGGCTCCACTATCGTCGTTTCTCATCACGCTCCGCATCGCCGTTCTCTCGATCCGAACTATGGCGTCGACTGGTCAAGCTGCGCCTTCGCAACCGATCTCTCTCGATTGCTGAGAATGGCTGAGCTCTGGATACATGGCCACACGCACGTGTTTGCAGACTACAAGGAGAAGGGCTGCCGTGTAGTTTGCAACGCAGCTGGTTCGACCAAACGCCCTAACGCGTACTACATACCGGACTTCGTTGTCGAAGTCTAA
- a CDS encoding ABC transporter permease: MHLDWILQQSNAIVGYLVRHICLSVAPVLVGLLIAIPCAWLLSHTPRFKLLFLNAFSLLYTIPSLALFIIVPGILGTRILDSLNVYVALSIYSFALLVRIVSDGLESIPADVTAAALAIGYRPLQKLLAVDLPICVPVIGAGTRVATAASVSVVSVASLVGIPQLGTLFTQGFQLGFLTPVVVGIVLSVVLAIVLDTLIVVIMRSLSKWRPVKTHD, encoded by the coding sequence ATGCATCTAGACTGGATACTTCAACAAAGTAATGCCATCGTCGGCTACCTGGTTCGGCACATCTGCCTCTCGGTTGCCCCCGTGCTCGTGGGGTTGCTGATCGCAATACCTTGCGCATGGCTGCTATCTCATACACCAAGATTCAAACTGCTGTTCCTAAACGCGTTCAGCCTCCTGTACACGATTCCCTCGCTGGCGCTGTTTATCATCGTGCCCGGGATTCTAGGAACAAGAATCCTCGATTCCTTGAACGTATACGTTGCGCTTAGTATCTATAGCTTCGCACTTCTAGTAAGGATCGTGTCCGATGGACTGGAGTCCATTCCCGCAGATGTCACTGCTGCGGCGCTCGCGATTGGATATCGGCCGCTTCAAAAACTGCTTGCGGTCGATCTCCCGATTTGCGTCCCAGTGATAGGAGCCGGAACGCGTGTCGCAACTGCGGCGAGCGTCAGCGTGGTCTCGGTCGCTTCACTCGTTGGGATACCGCAACTCGGGACACTGTTTACGCAGGGTTTTCAGCTTGGTTTTCTCACGCCGGTTGTCGTTGGGATCGTCCTTAGCGTTGTACTGGCCATCGTTCTTGACACATTGATAGTCGTCATCATGCGCTCACTCTCTAAATGGAGGCCGGTGAAGACTCATGACTAG
- a CDS encoding ABC transporter permease, translating into MTSQWILQAENWSGDTGIFTLLLQHIAYTAVALIISGLIGFPIGCYTGYTGRGEATLISVANALRSLPSLGLLVLLVIVLSSVFSSDMAFYLPSAIVLVVLACPAIILGTHAGISTIDPAVTDAARGMGLNGYQYLFGVAIPCAMPLILAGFRSASLQIVSTATIMAYVSLGGLGRLIIDGLSVGDYSKMFAGAILVALLALLIDFCHFLLERILVSPGVGRRDTHFFSTKAQRSKLK; encoded by the coding sequence ATGACTAGTCAATGGATCCTCCAAGCCGAAAACTGGTCCGGAGACACGGGAATATTCACGTTGTTGCTGCAACACATCGCGTACACCGCAGTTGCTCTGATCATCTCTGGACTGATTGGTTTTCCGATCGGCTGCTATACGGGCTACACAGGGAGAGGAGAAGCCACGCTGATCAGCGTGGCCAATGCCTTGCGGTCTCTCCCGTCGCTCGGACTGCTGGTGTTGTTGGTGATTGTGCTCTCGTCAGTGTTTAGTTCTGACATGGCGTTTTATTTGCCAAGCGCCATCGTCCTTGTTGTGTTGGCGTGCCCAGCCATTATTCTTGGGACGCACGCTGGGATTTCCACTATTGATCCAGCGGTCACCGACGCGGCGCGAGGGATGGGACTTAATGGCTACCAGTATCTGTTTGGCGTCGCGATTCCGTGCGCGATGCCCCTAATCCTTGCCGGCTTCAGAAGCGCATCGCTACAGATCGTCTCGACCGCGACGATCATGGCATACGTCTCCTTGGGCGGGCTCGGGCGTTTAATCATCGATGGCCTATCTGTCGGCGACTATAGCAAGATGTTCGCTGGCGCCATTCTGGTTGCACTACTCGCCCTCCTCATCGACTTCTGTCATTTCCTCCTCGAACGGATCCTTGTCTCACCGGGCGTGGGGCGCAGAGATACGCACTTCTTTTCTACCAAAGCTCAAAGGAGCAAGCTTAAATGA
- a CDS encoding ABC transporter ATP-binding protein, whose protein sequence is MIEFDRVSKYYQGTKPVVDDLSLTVPNGKITVFVGPSGCGKTTSLRMINRLVEPTSGEIRLNGVPTHKMDPVSLRRRIGYVIQNAGLFPNKTVLGNVMTTAILAGKSKSDARRIAYDMLEKVSLSSDLSDRYPWQLSGGQQQRVGVARALAANPEFLLMDEPFSAVDPLVREQLQDEFLRLQKDVEKTIVLVTHDIDEAVKLGDQVAVLMPGGRLAQIDSPQALLSHPVSEFVATFVGRDRGYRKLAFHSIDEQLRLEAEPSVEIGAAAEDASSVATNRWILVTDEGRALGWFDTQSGETNVNAASLNLGATFVPQPGTLRQLLDSALSAPSKRAVVVDGEKKPIGSVTIDRIVTALKQAI, encoded by the coding sequence GACCGAGTAAGTAAATACTATCAAGGCACGAAGCCTGTGGTAGATGACCTGAGTCTGACCGTGCCGAACGGAAAGATTACCGTTTTCGTCGGTCCTTCAGGCTGCGGAAAGACGACGTCCCTGCGCATGATCAACCGTCTCGTAGAACCCACTTCTGGCGAGATCCGGCTCAACGGGGTTCCGACGCATAAGATGGACCCTGTCTCCTTGCGCAGGCGGATAGGCTATGTCATCCAGAATGCCGGCCTCTTCCCCAACAAGACTGTGCTGGGCAATGTCATGACGACGGCGATCCTAGCGGGTAAGTCGAAATCCGACGCCCGGAGAATTGCGTACGACATGTTGGAAAAGGTCAGCCTCTCTAGTGACCTCAGCGATCGCTATCCATGGCAACTGTCTGGCGGTCAGCAGCAACGTGTTGGTGTCGCCCGCGCCTTGGCCGCTAATCCCGAGTTCCTACTGATGGACGAACCATTTAGCGCGGTCGATCCGCTTGTTCGCGAGCAATTGCAGGACGAGTTCTTACGTCTGCAGAAAGACGTCGAAAAAACAATTGTCCTTGTGACACACGATATTGACGAGGCGGTGAAACTGGGAGATCAGGTAGCAGTGCTGATGCCTGGTGGTCGCCTTGCGCAGATAGACAGCCCGCAGGCCCTTCTCAGCCACCCAGTCAGTGAGTTCGTTGCAACTTTCGTTGGCCGCGACCGTGGGTACCGCAAGCTTGCATTCCATAGCATTGACGAGCAATTGCGATTGGAGGCCGAGCCGTCAGTGGAAATCGGGGCGGCTGCCGAGGATGCGTCATCCGTTGCCACCAACAGATGGATTCTGGTGACGGACGAAGGCCGTGCCTTGGGATGGTTTGACACACAAAGTGGAGAAACCAACGTCAATGCAGCCTCGCTGAACCTGGGGGCCACGTTCGTACCGCAACCTGGAACGCTTCGCCAGCTTCTGGACTCCGCCCTTAGCGCCCCCAGTAAGCGGGCTGTCGTCGTTGACGGTGAGAAGAAGCCTATCGGGTCGGTCACCATCGACCGCATAGTCACCGCGCTGAAACAGGCTATCTGA